A single region of the Pyricularia oryzae 70-15 chromosome 4, whole genome shotgun sequence genome encodes:
- a CDS encoding DnaJ and TPR domain-containing protein: MVRLSTVALATAGVLSPSTWLAAAITTDEIPSDLPVSQLLTTAQTHLARGETNDALVYYDAAIARDPKDYMTHFKRATTYLSAGRLSHATEGYNKVLELRPGFEGAHLQLAKIKQRSADWDGALKDYKAAGKTAGQSREVDELLEAMGAAELAEAAAKEKNWDDCVQNAGVAILVANRHLALRELRASCRFNKGEVEEGVSDLHHIANLRPGDVTPWVKMSAIAFYALGDTKDGLTHIRKCLHSDPENKVCKKLLKQEKAINKVLEKVDKAFSKKQPMTGTKMLIQNKEDPGLINDIKEEVETLRKDGIIPSKAPNALLTRVVELACQGYYDMNSKKAQEYCEEAIKLNEDSVYGLLYKAKTQEEAEDYEAAIRTLEKASELAPERRDLIQELLQKARIELKRSKTKDYYKVLGVARDADERQIKSAYRKLSKLHHPDKAHKSGLTKEESEKKMASINEAYEVLSNPELRARFDRGDDPNSQEQQGNPFHGNPFGQQFMFQQGGGAGGQQQFKFQFGSGGGFPGGFPFG, translated from the exons ATGGTCCGCCTATCGACGGTGGCGCTGGCAACGGCCGGTGTGCTATCCCCTAGCACCTGGTTGGCCGCCGCGATAACCACCGACGAGATTCCCAGTGATTTGCCCGTCTCGCAGCTCCTCACCACAGCGCAGACGCACCTCGCGCGCGGCGAGACCAACGACGCCCTGGTCTACTACGACGCCGCCATCGCCCGCGACCCCAAGGACTACATGACGCACTTTAAGCGCGCCACCACCTACCTGAGCGCCGGACGCCTGTCCCACGCCACCGAGGGCTACAACAAGGTCCTCGAGCTCAGGCCCGGCTTCGAGGGCGCTCACTTGCAGCTCGCCAAGATCAAGCAGCGCTCCGCGGACTGGGACGGCGCACTCAAGGACTACAAGGCCGCGGGCAAGACGGCCGGCCAGTCGCGCGAGGTGGACGAGCTGCTCGAGGCCATGGGCGCcgccgagctggccgaggcggccgcAAAGGAGAAGAACTGGGACGACTGCGTGCAGAACGCCGGCGTGGCCATCTTGGTGGCCAACCGGCACCTGGCGCTGCGGGAGCTGCGCGCGTCGTGCAGGTTCAACAAGGGCGAGGTAGAGGAGGGCGTCAGCGACCTCCACCACATCGCCAACTTGAGGCCAGGCGACGTCACGCCGTGGGTCAAGATGTCGGCCATCGCCTTTTACGCCCTCGGCGATACCAAGGACGGCCTGACGCACATTCGCAAGTGTCTGCACTCTGATCCGGAGAATAAGGTGTGCAAGAAGCTGTTGAAGCAGGAGAAGGCCATCAACAAGGTCCTGGAGAAGGTCGATAAGGCGTTTAGCAAAAAGCAACCCATGACGGGCACTAAGATGTTGATCCAAAACAAGGAGGACCCTGGTTTGATCAACGACATCAAGGAGGAGGTCGAGACTTTGAGGAAAGACGGCATAATACCATCCAAGGCCCCCAACGCCCTCCTCACAAGGGTAGTAGAGCTTGCCTGCCAAGGTTATTACGAT ATGAACAGCAAAAAGGCGCAGGAGTACTGCGAGGAGGCGATCAAACTGAACGAGGACTCGGTGTACGGTCTCCTGTACAAGGCCAAGACGCAAGAAGAGGCTGAGGACTACGAGGCCGCCATCAGGACGCTCGAGAAGGCGTCGGAGCTGGCCCCTGAAAGGCGCGACCTGATCCAGGAGCTGCTCCAAAAGGCCCGCATTGAGCTCAAGCGCAGCAAGACCAAGGACTACTACAAGGTGCTGGGCGTGGCGCGCGACGCCGACGAGAGGCAGATCAAGTCGGCCTACCGCAAGCTGTCCAAGCTGCACCACCCGGACAAGGCCCACAAGAGCGGCCTCACCAAGGAGGAGTCGGAGAAGAAGATGGCCTCCATCAACGAGGCGTACGAGGTCCTCAGCAACCCCGAGCTCAGGGCGCGCTTCGACCGCGGCGACGACCCCAACTCTCAGGAGCAGCAAGGGAACCCCTTCCACGGCAACCCGTTCGGCCAGCAGTTCATGTTCCAGCAAGggggcggcgccggcggccagcagcagTTCAAGTTCCAGTTTGGTTCGGGCGGTGGCTTCCCTGGCGGTTTCCCTTTTGGCTAA
- a CDS encoding mitochondrial RNA-splicing protein MRS3 — protein sequence MAQPNAEPVEEEYDYESLPPNFSLVQNMAAGAFAGIAEHTVMYPIDAIKTRMQIVGAPGSTAAYKGMVEGTYKIALSEGVRSLWRGMSSVVVGAGPAHAVYFATYEAVKHFMGGNKAGEHHPLAAVTSGACATIASDALMNPFDVIKQRMQMKGSSKIYRSMPDCARTVYRNEGLAAFYVSYPTTLSMTVPFTALQFLAYESISTSMNPTKKYDPMTHCLAGGVAGGFAAALTTPMDVIKTMLQTRGAHSDAELRNVNGFRAGCKLLYAREGFAGFFKGVRPRVVTTMPSTAICWSAYEASKAWFVSRNNSLE from the exons ATGGCCCAGCCAAATGCCGAACCTGTCGAGGAAGAATACGA CTATGAGTCCCTTCCGCCCAACTTCTCCTTGGTGCAAAACATGGCCGCCGGCGCCTTCGCCGGAATAGCC GAGCACACCGTCATGTACCCGATAGACGCGATCAAG ACAAGAATGCAGATCGTGGGCGCCCCAGGCTCGACCGCCGCATACAAGGGAATGGTGGAGGGAACCTACAAAATTGCCCTGAGTGAGGGCGTGCGGAGTTTGTGGCGCGGCATGTCCAGCGTGGTCGTAGGAGCAG GACCGGCACATGCTGTATACTTTGCGACCTACGAGGCTGTCAAACACTTTATGGGAGGAAACAAGGCCGGCGAACACCACCCACTCGCAGCCG TCACGAGCGGAGCCTGCGCAACTATTGCAAGCGATGCGCTCATGAACCCCTTCGATG TCATCAAACAAAGAATGCAGATGAAGGGCTCCAGCAAGATTTACCGATCCATGCCCGACTGTGCCAGGACAGTTTACCGCAATGAAGGACTCGCCGCATTCTACGTCTCATACCCGACTACCCTTTCTATGACAGTTCCCTTCACGGCACTCCAATTCCTGGCCTACGAATCGATATCGACCTCGATGAACCCTACTAAGAAGTACGACCCCATGACGCACTGTTTGGCTGGTGGTGTGGCCGGTGGTTTCGCGGCCGCGCTCACGACGCCCATGGATGTCATCAAGACCATGCTGCAGACGAGGGGCGCGCATTCCGACGCCGAGCTGCGCAACGTGAACGGCTTTAGGGCTGGCTGCAAGCTGCTGTACGCTCGTGAGGGGTTCGCGGGTTTCTTCAAGGGTGTTCGCCCGCGTGTTGTAACCACCATGCCCAGCACCGCCATCTGCTGGAGTGCTTATGAGGCTTCAAA GGCCTGGTTCGTGAGCCGCAACAACAGCTTGGAATAG
- a CDS encoding N-terminal acetyltransferase C complex catalytic subunit MAK3: MAAVATVTSSNPPIDAGRVEKLLGELKYLQYEHGLEKEYLPSIRALISKDLSEPYSIYVYRYFLYQWGHLCFMALNPSDDSLVGVIICKLEVHQSHSPPTRRGYIAMLAVSESFRGHGIATALVKQAIEAMAARDADEIVLETEETNLSAMRLYERLGFMRSKKLHRYYLNGNSAYRLVLLLKHIDPDAATDLALDENDTR; encoded by the exons ATGGCTGCTGTCGCGACAGTTACCAGCAGCAACCCGCCAATCGATGCAGGCAGAGTCGAAAAGTTGCTGGGGGAGCTAAAATACCTGCAGTATGAGCACGGGCTCGAAAAGGAGTACTTGCCATCGATACGCGCGCTCATATCCAAGGATTTGAGTGAGCCTTACAGCATCTATGTTTACCGCTACTTTCTTTATCAATGGGGTCACCTATGTTTCATG GCGCTGAACCCGTCTGACGATTCGCTCGTCGGGGTTATCATATGCAAGCTCGAGGTACATCAGTCACATTCCCCACCAACACGCCGAGGCTACATCGCCATGCTGGCCGTGTCCGAGTCGTTCAGGGGTCACGGTATCGCCACGGCACTCGTCAAGCAGGCGATCGAAGCCATGGCGGCTCGCGACGCTGATGAGATTGTGCTCGAGACGGAAGAGACCAACTTGTCAGCCATGCGACTGTATGAGCGGCTTGGTTTTATGCGATCCAAGAAACTGCACCGTTACTACCTTAACGGCAACAGCGCCTACCGGCTAGTTCTGCTGTTGAAGCACATCGATCCCGATGCGGCTACAGACTTGGCTTTGGATGAGAATGACACTAGGTGA
- a CDS encoding phospholipid:diacylglycerol acyltransferase, translating to MATALRRRPVVHEESPSPTPTPTDTPRTASPAREEKEKIHVVHHKPRTRKRRNTFIFLLGSLSGIIAAGFAKTNDLIDFPEIGDLGMSMDSLLDVLPAGLVKDMSDLVRGERDFVDSSSEPFSVGVKAKTEGLQAHFPVVMVPGVISTGLESWGTANSSRPYFRKRLWGSWTMMRALVLDKEAWKRHVMLDKVTGLDPPGIKLRAAQGFDATDFFITGYWIWNKILENLAALGYDTNTAFTAAYDWRLSYPNLEVRDQYFTRLKMAIETATITSGRKAVLVSHSMGSQVLFYFFHWVASQKGGKGGDDWVDRHVDSWINISGCMLGAVKDLTAVLSGEMRDTAQLNAFAVYGLEKFLSKEERAQMFRHMPGISSMLPLGGEAVWGNTTWAPDDLPGQQKSYGPVLNFRKGYGYNKTAPTRNMTVSTAMQYLFDTSEDWYQNNVKRSYSHGVAHTKAEVDANEDDPTKWINPLETRLPLAPNLKIYCFYGVGKPTERAYYYRTPEFPALTNLSITIDTGLTRGEIDHGVVLGEGDGTVNLISSGYMCNHGWKYKRYNPAGSKVTVVEMPHEPDRFNPRGGPNTADHVDILGRQTLNELILQVAAGKGESIQNHLVSNIMKYAAKVKVYDDYPQQGPQPA from the exons ATGGCTACCGCGCTGCGCCGAAGACCTGTGGTCCACGAAGAATCACCCTCGCCGACCCCAACTCCCACAGACACCCCGAGGACTGCGAGTCCAGCCCGagaggaaaaggaaaagatcCATGTCGTACACCACAAGCCTCGCACGCGGAAACGCCGCAACACATTCATCTTCTTGCTTGGAAGCTTGTCGGGAATAATAGCCGCCGGCTTCGCCAAGACAAATGACCTGATAGACTTTCCCGAGATTGGTGATCTGGGAATGAGCATGGACAGCTTGTTAGATGTGCTACCTGCAGGCTTGGTCAAGGATATGTCGGACCTAGTT AGAGGCGAACGCGATTTTGTCGACAGCTCTTCCGAGCCCTTCTCGGTCGGAGTCAAAGCCAAGACTGAGGGTCTACAGGCACATTTTCCAGTGGTCATGGTGCCAGGTGTCATCTCCACTGGCTTGGAGTCGTGGGGCACCGCCAACTCCTCTCGTCCCTATTTCCGGAAAAGACTCTGGGGAAGCTGGACAATGATGAGGGCACTAGTTCTGGACAAGGAAGCCTGGAAGAGGCACGTCATGCTTGACAAAGTTACGGGTCTTGATCCTCCTGGCATCAAGTTGCGGGCTGCTCAGGGTTTCGATGCAACCGACTTCTTCATCACAGGGTACTGGATCTGGAACAAGATCTTGGAGAACCTGGCTGCGCTGGGATATGATACCAACACCGCCTTCACCGCCGCATATGATTGGCGATTGTCGTACCCGAACCTCGAGGTGCGAGATCAGTACTTCACCCGGCTCAAGATGGCCATCGAGACAGCGACCATAACTTCGGGTCGCAAGGCTGTGCTGGTGTCTCACAGCATGGGCAGCCAAGttctgttttattttttccatTGGGTCGCCTCGCAAAAGGGCGGAAAAGGTGGTGACGACTGGGTAGACCGTCATGTCGACTCATGGATCAATATTAGTGGGTGCATGCTGGGAGCCGTGAAGGACCTGACAGCAGTTCTTTCCGGAGAGATGCGAGACACGGCCCAGCTCAATGCATTTGCCGTATACGGCCTCGAGAAATTTCTCAGCAAGGAGGAGCGAGCTCAGATGTTCCGCCATATGCCTGGTATCTCTTCTATGTTGCCATTGGGTGGCGAGGCCGTCTGGGGAAACACCACATGGGCACCTGACGACTTACCTGGGCAGCAAAAGTCGTATGGTCCAGTGTTAAACTTCAGGAAAGGGTATGGTTACAACAAAACGGCACCGACTAGGAACATGACAGTCAGCACCGCCATGCAGTACTTGTTCGATACAAGCGAAGATTGGTATCAGAACAATGTCAAGCGTAGCTACTCACATGGGGTTGCTCACACCAAGGCCGAAGTGGATGCGAATGAGGACGATCCTACAAAATGGATCAACCCATTGGAGACTCGCCTTCCTCTCGCACCGAATCTCAAGATTTACTGCTTCTATGGTGTCGGCAAGCCGACGGAGCGCGCATACTACTACCGGACGCCCGAGTTTCCTGCGTTGACAAACCTCAGCATCACCATTGACACGGGGCTGACACGAGGGGAAATCGACCACGGAGTGGTGCTGGGCGAGGGAGACGGGACGGTGAATCTGATCAGTTCAGGTTACATGTGCAACCACGGATGGAAATACAAGCGGTACAACCCGGCCGGATCTAAGGTGACGGTCGTCGAAATGCCGCACGAGCCGGATCGATTCAACCCGCGCGGTGGTCCCAACACTGCGGACCACGTCGATATCCTTGGGCGACAGACTTTGAACGAGCTGATCCTTCAAGTTGCGGCCGGAAAGGGGGAATCTATCCAGAATCACCTCGTCAGCAACATAATGAAGTATGCCGCCAAGGTCAAGGTGTATGACGATTACCCTCAACAAGGTCCTCAACCAGCTTAG
- a CDS encoding PH domain-containing protein — protein sequence MSATLGARAPPFDSPAPLHNASVQQDLDERFRQGQSPAGMSRALSSASSNYNTSAQHQAPSGYFPIYPDDQQQLQQQYQDPVDHTQQAQLQHQQDLSYQEQDPALLNTKADNAVAGLSPYDSVTSPLHRAPKFTEEWDASRRGSSIVDGHMPHASSTMQRSNSYAGSSVADRPESQQLSRGNTLKKKASLKRGGSLKRSGSRRSMKAGSVRSLALQSNGPTEDQESPFWCPVATHGNPTEVLANRFQAWRKILKDLITYFREIQNHYEHRSKSLIKLGNVLNNTSMPPGFLPSGGLDDAIDILKGHNKKAIEEANRAREIEEDVILALIGLRSDLQQKIKEIKNLAGDFKNTVDKETEATRKAVKQLNEVLGQAEADPSLTTGKQDPYLLRLAVDRQIERQIEEENYLHRAYLNIERSGRDLESIVVGEVQKAYNAYAGILKREAETAQDAVGELRAGPISMPKDNEWEHFVSKDERFVNPNMPLRSPERIHYRGQDALACQEIRAGLLERKSKYLKSYTAGWYVLSPTHLHEFKSADKTQAPVMSLFLPEQKLGSHSTEGASSNKFIIKGRQTGSMHRGHTWVFRAESHDTMMAWYMDIKLLTESSPEEQSNFVRKHSRSYSRSSQHSASSDGMVDEDDDEPFAPDSAAISRGTPSQDVLPRRPSPGGRFPSDLTINAERGLQVPQSPASVNSGVFQVGNREGDGYGYLAANGGSGSLSRSGSQRNGHRFPAPVATDMGQYNDRDLGYGSTARSPMNQVPSNAARVAQEAREDGVNPYTSEPISQYDNGYADHANGQTYGMVQSDATEIPRRSSKREARGFSTDDHDGTFSQPVAENSGVAVPTHLSQSTAAGVSSDRTSSELDGESAISRGRSPAPGVTATGNGHAGLGDDTNGRPVSGTMRTDSQPTISNLHIPGEYPKTPKTMFPFR from the exons ATGTCAGCCACGCTTGGCGCTAGGGCGCCACCCTTCGATTCTCCCGCGCCGCTGCACAACGCAAGCGTCCAGCAAGATTTGGATGAGCGGTTCCGTCAGGGACAAAGCCCCGCGGGGATGTCGAGAGCTCTTAGTAGCGCCAGCAGCAATTACAACACATCTGCGCAACATCAAGCCCCCAGCGGATACTTTCCGATATACCCTGATgatcagcagcagctccagcAGCAATATCAGGATCCGGTCGACCACACCCAACAAGCACAGCTACAGCACCAGCAGGACCTATCATATCAAGAACAAGACCCGGCTTTGCTCAACACCAAGGCCGACAACGCTGTAGCGGGTCTGTCGCCCTACGACAGCGTCACATCCCCGTTGCATCGTGCCCCTAAATTTACCGAAGAGTGGGACGCCTCGCGGAGGGGGAGTTCCATCGTAGACGGACACATGCCTCACGCCAGCAGCACGATGCAGCGGTCCAACTCGTACGCCGGGTCCTCGGTCGCGGACCGGCCGGAGAGCCAGCAGCTCTCGCGCGGCAACACGCTCAAGAAGAAGGCATCTCTCAAGCGCGGTGGAAGCCTGAAGCGCAGCGGCAGCCGCAGGAGCATGAAGGCCGGTAGTGTGCGCAGTCTGGCCCTGCAGTCGAACGGGCCTACAGAGGATCAAGAGAGCCCATTCTGGTGCCCTGTCGCGACACATGGGAACCCTACCGAAGTGCTCGCAAACCGTTTCCAGG CATGGCGCAAGATTCTGAAGGACCTCATTACATATTTTCGAGAGATCCAGAATCACTATGAGCACCGTTCGAAATCCCTGATTAAACTAGGTAACGTACTCAACAACACATCGATGCCGCCAGGATTTCTTCCCAGCGGCGGCCTCGACGACGCCATCGATATCTTGAAGGGTCACAACAAGAAGGCCATTGAAGAAGCCAACAGGGCTCGTGAGATAGAAGAAGACGTTATTCTGGCGCTCATCGGCCTGCGAAGTGACCTCCAGCAGAAGATCAAAGAAATCAAGAACCTTGCGGGCGACTTCAAGAACACCGTCGACAAGGAGACGGAGGCTACTAGAAAGGCCGTGAAGCAGCTCAACGAGGTCttgggccaggccgaggccgatcCGTCGCTTACTACGGGCAAGCAGGATCCTTACCTGTTACGCCTGGCGGTGGATCGGCAAATTGAGAGGCAGATCGAGGAGGAGAATTACCTGCATAGG GCTTATTTGAACATTGAGAGATCTGGGCGCGATCTCGAGTCGATCGTCGTTGGTGAGGTTCAAAAGGCGTACAACGCATACGCCGGAATCCTGAAAAGGGAGGCCGAGACAGCCCAGGATGCGGTCGGTGAGTTGCGAGCCGGGCCAATTTCGATGCCCAAGGACAACGAGTGGGAGCATTTTGTATCCAAAGACGAAAGATTTGTGAACCCCAACATGCCACTACGAAGTCCCGAACGAATCCATTACCGAGGACAGGATGCTCTGGCTTGCCAGGAAATCAGGGCCGGGCTACTTGAGCGCAAGAGCAAGTATCTGAAGAGCTATACCGCTGGATG GTACGTGCTGTCGCCGACGCATCTTCATGAGTTCAAGTCGGCCGATAAGACGCAGGCACCGGTCATGTCCCTGTTCCTCCCGGAGCAGAAGCTTGGCTCGCACTCGACCGAAGGGGCTTCATCGAACAAGTTTATCATTAAGGGACGGCAGACCGGTTCGATGCACCGAGGCCATACTTGGGTCTTCCGAGCTGAGAGTCACGACACGATGATGGCATGGTACATGGACATCAAGCTGCTCACCGAGAGCTCGCCCGAGGAGCAGAGCAATTTCGTACGCAAGCACTCGCGCAGTTACAGCAGATCATCGCAGCACTCGGCCAGCAGCGACGGCATGGTTGAtgaagatgacgacgagcCCTTTGCTCCGGACTCGGCTGCGATCAGCCGCGGTACTCCGAGTCAGGACGTCCTGCCTAGGCGTCCTTCACCAGGTGGGCGATTCCCATCCGACTTGACGATAAACGCGGAACGGGGCTTACAGGTCCCCCAATCGCCCGCCAGTGTGAACTCGGGTGTTTTCCAAGTAGGGAACCGCGAAGGTGATGGCTACGGTTATCTTGCGGCGAATGGCGGGAGCGGCAGTTTGAGCCGTAGTGGTAGCCAAAGGAACGGTCATAGATTTCCTGCCCCCGTGGCGACCGACATGGGCCAGTACAATGATCGCGACCTAGGATATGGCAGTACAGCTCGAAGCCCCATGAACCAGGTACCTTCGAACGCCGCAAGAGTTGCCCAGGAGGCGCGTGAGGATGGCGTTAATCCTTACACTAGTGAGCCGATTTCCCAGTACGATAATGGCTATGCAGATCATGCAAATGGCCAAACATATGGCATGGTACAATCAGATGCTACAGAAATACCTCGCAGGTCGAGCAAGAGGGAAGCTAGGGGATTTTCCACCGATGACCACGATGGCACATTCTCGCAGCCAGTTGCCGAGAACTCCGGCGTAGCTGTTCCGACGCACTTGTCTCAATCCACAGCCGCTGGAGTCTCATCAGACAGAACAAGTAGCGAACTCGACGGCGAGTCAGCCATCTCTAGGGGTCGCAGTCCTGCACCGGGCGTGACAGCTACGGGAAATGGGCATGCGGGTTTGGGAGATGACACGAACGGCCGTCCCGTGTCTGGCACGATGCGGACTGACAGCCAGCCAACCATCTCGAACCTCCACATTCCTGGAGAGTATCCCAAGACTCCTAAGACGATGTTTCCGTTCCGATGA
- a CDS encoding H/ACA ribonucleoprotein complex subunit 1: MASRGAPRGRGGGGFGRGGGRGGFQQRDFGPPTSVVEMGKFVHACEGEMFCESINPKIPHFSAPIYLENKTAVGKVDEILGPLNQVFFTIKPSEGIQAGAFKAGDRFYIAQEKLLPLERFLPKPKPPPGSVPKVKKPAGGRGGRGGPGGRGRGAPRGGGGFGGRGGGGGFSRGGGGGFSRGGGRGGGGFTRGAGSGGFSRGGGRGRGGGGFSRGGR; encoded by the exons ATGGCGTCAAGAGGAGCTCCCCGCGGACGCGGAGGAGGCGGCTttggccgaggaggag GCAGAGGCGGCTTCCAGCAGCGCGACTTCGGCCCGCCGACCAGCGTGGTCGAGATGGGCAAGTTTGTGCACGCGTGCGAGGGCGAGATGTTTTGCGAGTCCATCAACCCCAAGATCCCGCACTTTTCCGCCCCGATATACCTCGAGAACAAGACTGCCGTCGGCAAGGTCGACGAGATCCTTGGTCCCCTGAACCAGGTCTTCTTCACTATCAAGCCGTCCGAGGGCATCCAGGCCGGCGCCTTCAAGGCCGGCGACCGCTTCTACATCGCCCAGGAGAAGCTCCTGCCGCTCGAGAGGTTCCTGCCCAAGCCCAAGCCCCCGCCGGGATCCGTCCCCAAGGTCAAGAAGCCCGCTGGTGGACGGGGTGGACGCGGCGGCCCCGGTGGTCGTGGCAGGGGAGCCCCCAGGGGCGGCGGTGGTTTTGGTGgccgcggtggtggtggtggtttcagccgcggtggtggcggcgggttCTCGAGGGGTGGCGGccgtggcggtggtggctttACCCGCGGTGCCGGCTCGGGTGGCTTCTCGAGGGGTGGTGGTCGTGGtaggggtggtggtggcttcAGCAGGGGCGGCAGGTGA
- a CDS encoding 60S ribosomal protein L36, producing MAPTKKGEVPRTGLATGLNRGFKTTARVTKPRVSTTKGHLSKRTAFVRELVKEVAGLAPYERRVIELLRNGKDKRARKLAKKRLGTFGRAKAKVEQLQTVIAEARRAGH from the exons ATGGCTCCCACCAAGAAGGGCGAGGTCCCCCGTACCGGTCTTGCTACC GGCCTTAACCGCGGCTTC AAAACCACCGCCAGGGTCACCAAGCCCCGCGTTAGCACCACCAAGGGCCACCTCAGCAAGAGGACTGCTTTCGTCCGCGAGCTCGTCAAAGAGGTCGCTGG CCTTGCCCCCTATGAGCGCCGTGTTATCGAGCTGCTGAGGAACGGCAAGGACAAGCGTGCCCGCAAGCTGGCCAAGAAGCGC CTCGGTACTTTTGGCCgcgccaaggccaaggttgAGCAGCTCCAGACCGTCATTGCTGAGGCCCGTCGTGCCGGCCACTAA